The Mucilaginibacter sp. PAMB04168 genome contains the following window.
GGCGCGCGCTGGAGAGTTTACCGGTTTTTTCGATAACAGAATTTAAGCTAATGCTGTCTTTTTGAGCCATGGCCGGCAAAAACGATGCAGCTAAAAATATTAAAGTAACAACGTAACGGTATATCATGTGTAAACCCTTTGGGTAAGATGCGGTAAATATAATACGCCAAACCCATGGAGCCATACTTTAGCGCTTATGTTTAACATATTTTTACATTAACATATAAATAGTTGTGTTTAGTATCCCTGTAATGCAAAACTTAAATGATTAGTAAGGGTAACACATTAACATTTGCGCTTGATAATTTAACATTAAGCAAATACAAACATTTACTAACTTACGGGCATAAACCTTTGGTCCTATGCCTTTCATTCGTTCATTCTCCTGGCGTTCAATATTGTTTGTAACAGTATTGGTTTTTGCGTTTGTTAATACCCGTGCACAAAACACTTACCCTGCAATAATTTCACGTATCGATTCATTAACTGGCATTGGCCTACCCAAGTCGGCTTTGCTTGAAGTGGATAAATTGGATCAACTGGCCCGCAAGAGCAATAATACCTCTCAAATTATACGTGCGGTTGTTTACCGGATGACTTTGCAGTCGTATCTGGAAGAGAATGCTTTGGTTGCCATCATTAATACCCTAAAGGCTGATATCCAAAAGTCGGCATTTCCTACCAAGCCGGTACTGCAATCGCTGCTGGCCGATATTTACTGGCAATATTACCAGCAAAACCGCTGGCGCATAACGCAACGCTCAACGCTGCAAACGCAGGACGCTGATTTTACCAACTGGGATCTGCAAACGCTAATAAACCAAACCAGCCAGCTGTACAAAATTTCATTACAGCAGGCCGACCGGCTTCAACATACAAAAGTGGAAGTACTTGAAGGTGTGTTAATTGGCGATAAAGAGACCCGTTACCTGCGGCCCACCTTGTATGACTTGCTGCTGCACAGGGCCTTAACTTTCTTTTTAGCCGAAGAACCCTCATTGCCCAAACCGCTAACACCCTTTAATTTGAACGATGTGCATTTATTTGACGTTAGCCATGCGTTTGCAGCTCAATCTATGCGTACAACAGACACTACTTCTACTTACTATCAGGGCATTAAGCTATTACAACAAGGTCTTCAGTACCACATCAAAAAGAATAACACAGAAGCACTGATAGATCTTGATTTACGTCGTTTGTCTTTCTTGTACAGCGAATCGCACCTGGCTCAAAAGGATTCATTATACCTTTTAAATCTGAATGCCATTACCCAAACCTACGCTAAGAAACCTATCAGCGCCGAAGCATGGACGTTAATTGGCCACTTTTATAAAGCCAAGAATAATTTGGTAAAAGCGCATGCAGCTTACAGCAAAGCAGTAAACGCCTATCCGCAAAGTTTGGGAGGCAAAAATGCGGCTGTGGCTATTCAGCAAATGGAAGAAACTTTTGCATCTGTAACTATAGAACATTTAAACGTACCAAACAAACCATTGCTGGCAGCCATAAGGTATCAAAACGTTAAGCGTGCCGATTTAAAGATTTACAAATTAAGCACAACACAGTTAAATTATTATGAAGACTTGTATAAGTCAACATTAAGCCAGCGTTGGTCTGCCGGGGAAAGTAAAAACGGCTACAAAGAGCTGCAGGCATTTTTTGATCATTTAGAAATCTATAGTAAGCAAAGCACAAATTTGCCCGAGCTGAATGATTACAGCATGCATACTACCGAAATAAAGCTCGAGCCTTTGCCACCGGGCAATTATGTGGTACTGATTAGCCACAAAGGCGATTCATTATCAACGCAGGTAGTCAGCTTTGCCATAACCAGGTTAGCAAATGTTGTTCGTGTTAACCCTGATGAGGAAATTGAGTTTAGGGTGATGGATAGGCAGACCGGCCAACCCTTAAAAGGCGTAAACGTACATGCATCAGGAAAGGTATATAAATATGATAGCTTAAAACGGGATGGCGAATATGTAGATGCGGAAGAGGATGGTTTGACAGATGCACAAGGCATGTTTAAGGCCGAAAGGTTGCACGCAGGCCAGGTGATGGTAAGATTAACGCTGAATGGTGATACGCTGGTAGATAAGTCAAGGTATGTGGGCGGCCAAGCGGCCGATGATGAAGATGATGAACCGGAACCTAAGACTGTAATATTTACCGACAGGCAAATTTACCGCCCAGGGCAAACTGTGTATTTTAAAGGTCTGCAAATGGAAACTGTTAAACACAAAAGTAATGTTGTGGCTAATAAAGAAATTGCAGTAAAGTTTTTAGACGCAAACCAAAAAGAGCTGGGCTTGCAATACTTTGTAACAAATGAATTTGGCACATTTAGTGGGTCATTCATTTTGCCGCAAAATATGCTGAATGGTGCAGTTAACCTTCAAGCCGATAATGGCAATATAAATATACAGGTAGAAGAGTATAAACGGCCCACCTTTAAGGTAGAATATGCTGCGATAAAAGAGAGTTACAAGTTAAATGATAGTGTAAAGGTTAAGGGCACAGTGATGGCTTTTTCGGGCTTTGGCCTTTCGCAGGCAAGAATTGCTTACGAGGTAAGGCGTACTGCAAATTACAATTATGCCGCCATGCGGGCTATTTACGGCTCATCCTACTATTATTATGAAGAACCGGCCTTAATTGCAACCGACACCATAACGTCAGACAGCCAGGGCGGTTTCAGTATAAATTTTAAGGCTATTACAGGCGATAAGCCCTTACTTACAACAATGTATCGTTATCAGGTTACAGCAACTGTTACAGATGCTGTTGGCGAAACGCATAACGGGTCTATTGATGTAACTATTGGACATACAGACATCAGGTTAACAGCGGCTGTGCCTGCCACTCAGTTGGCAAAAGAACCGGCTAAAATTGAAGTATCACTAACCACATTAAATGCGCAACGGCTAAAAGGCATTATAAGCGTACACATAAACGCCTTGCAAAGCCCCAAAAAATTATTCAAGCGACGACTGTGGACGTTGCCCGATCAGTATTTAATGAGCCGGGCTGATTATCAACAGTATTTTCCGGAATATACGTACGCTAATGAGGACCGGTATGCTTACTGGCCCTTAAAGAGTAAAGTTGCTGAGTTGACTGCTGCTGCAACTCCTGAATCAACAACAGTTGTTAACCTGGATGTTTTGCGCAAACAGCCGTCAGGTATGTACGAGATAATGGTTCAGGCAACGTCTGCAAAAGGGGATACTGCATCGGTTAAGTATTACATGAACTTAATTAATGAACCTGCTACGCTGCCAACGCTGGCCAACTGGGTGGTGCCTGTATATAACGGCGTTAAAGCTGGTGAAAAGGCTGAGTTTTGGGTGGGCACTGGGCAAAAAAGTTATATACTGTCAGAGCACTATATCGGTTCAAAGCTCAATTATTCTAAATGGATTACACCTTCAAAACAGCAAAAAATAACCGTTCCGGTTATTGCTGCCGATAACAATAGCGCTGTGCAGTTTATGATGGTTTATCAAAACCGGTTATACAGCAGCTACCAGCCTATCCAAATTCAGCACCCCGAAAAGCAACTCAGTTTAAAGATGCTGACCTTCCGGAACAAACTGCAACCGGGCCAAAAGGAAGAATGGAAATTGCAGGTATCAGGTTATCAGAATGAAAAGCAGGCTGCCGAAGTATTAGCCGGTATGTATGATGCTTCCCTGGATGATATCAGATTTCCGAATGCCTGGGGAAACGGCTTGTTTCCATATGAGCGTAACCTTCGTTATTTTAATTGGAATGACAGGGCTATTGCGCAACAGCAACAGTCGCAACAGCTTTTGTACATTTATAAAAATTACCAAACACTTAGCAGGAGTTATGAGCGTATTAACTTATTTGGCTATAATTATTACGGAGGCAGTAATTACGCCTATCAGCAGTATTTGCAACGTATTAAGGATATTGGAAAGAAGGCGCCGCTTAATAGTCAGTTAGAAGAAACTTACAAAAACAATGCGGCTCTGGTTAAAAACGGATACGATATAACCGGCGTAGTTGTAAGTGCTGGCGATGGCTTGGCATTGCCAGGTGTAACCGTAAAAATAAAGGGCACTACCATAAGTACTATAACTAATTCTAACGGAAAGTTCAAA
Protein-coding sequences here:
- a CDS encoding alpha-2-macroglobulin family protein, which codes for MPFIRSFSWRSILFVTVLVFAFVNTRAQNTYPAIISRIDSLTGIGLPKSALLEVDKLDQLARKSNNTSQIIRAVVYRMTLQSYLEENALVAIINTLKADIQKSAFPTKPVLQSLLADIYWQYYQQNRWRITQRSTLQTQDADFTNWDLQTLINQTSQLYKISLQQADRLQHTKVEVLEGVLIGDKETRYLRPTLYDLLLHRALTFFLAEEPSLPKPLTPFNLNDVHLFDVSHAFAAQSMRTTDTTSTYYQGIKLLQQGLQYHIKKNNTEALIDLDLRRLSFLYSESHLAQKDSLYLLNLNAITQTYAKKPISAEAWTLIGHFYKAKNNLVKAHAAYSKAVNAYPQSLGGKNAAVAIQQMEETFASVTIEHLNVPNKPLLAAIRYQNVKRADLKIYKLSTTQLNYYEDLYKSTLSQRWSAGESKNGYKELQAFFDHLEIYSKQSTNLPELNDYSMHTTEIKLEPLPPGNYVVLISHKGDSLSTQVVSFAITRLANVVRVNPDEEIEFRVMDRQTGQPLKGVNVHASGKVYKYDSLKRDGEYVDAEEDGLTDAQGMFKAERLHAGQVMVRLTLNGDTLVDKSRYVGGQAADDEDDEPEPKTVIFTDRQIYRPGQTVYFKGLQMETVKHKSNVVANKEIAVKFLDANQKELGLQYFVTNEFGTFSGSFILPQNMLNGAVNLQADNGNINIQVEEYKRPTFKVEYAAIKESYKLNDSVKVKGTVMAFSGFGLSQARIAYEVRRTANYNYAAMRAIYGSSYYYYEEPALIATDTITSDSQGGFSINFKAITGDKPLLTTMYRYQVTATVTDAVGETHNGSIDVTIGHTDIRLTAAVPATQLAKEPAKIEVSLTTLNAQRLKGIISVHINALQSPKKLFKRRLWTLPDQYLMSRADYQQYFPEYTYANEDRYAYWPLKSKVAELTAAATPESTTVVNLDVLRKQPSGMYEIMVQATSAKGDTASVKYYMNLINEPATLPTLANWVVPVYNGVKAGEKAEFWVGTGQKSYILSEHYIGSKLNYSKWITPSKQQKITVPVIAADNNSAVQFMMVYQNRLYSSYQPIQIQHPEKQLSLKMLTFRNKLQPGQKEEWKLQVSGYQNEKQAAEVLAGMYDASLDDIRFPNAWGNGLFPYERNLRYFNWNDRAIAQQQQSQQLLYIYKNYQTLSRSYERINLFGYNYYGGSNYAYQQYLQRIKDIGKKAPLNSQLEETYKNNAALVKNGYDITGVVVSAGDGLALPGVTVKIKGTTISTITNSNGKFKIKVPKGGQLQFSFVGYITQEKATNKADVIAIKLIVDSKALKETLVLRRELATRRFTGSDLSAATIRIRGSSSLHADVVSTVRIDEPVGNAPLSMALQGKAAGISVTEYQPNEIFTSVAVAYPDGSRRVNGRLIPAQQSGQIAVRRNFIETAFFYPQLRTDENGQTLINFTMPESLTKWRFRAMAHTKNLALGYITQDVITQKQLMVSVNMPRFLREGDTITFSARVANLTAQPLKGSVQLRLFNALNMQPVNLLLKPAEANQQIEVQGGSNKAVSFSIVVPPGLDALTYRVTAASESYSDGEENTLPVLPNRTLITESMPMMVRPGQTKEFSFDRFNNNKSNTLVNKSLTLEYTQNPAWYAVQAMPYLMEFPYECSEQTFSRYFANSLSAAVVSHNPQIKAVFDSWKATDSKELLSNLEKNAGLKSVLLEETPWLRDAANEQEQKKRIALLFDLNKLSYEQDAALEKLQKQQLSGGGFPWFGGTSPDRYITQHIIAGIGQLYNLKVILPANTKLANIRNNAIRYLDAELVNDDQRTAFNQSEKELSATEIHAWYARSYHLGTKLSSNLYTIQQQYLQRAAKQWPLQNVYSQALIALTLQRYGKHEDAKAIVRSLNETAQQSADLGMYWSKNQLGWYWYQSPIETQALLIELFSEVGNQPKAVEEMKIWLLRNKQTNNWRTTKATAAACYALLMKGDSLLTQATTPTITLGGKSLNELKPELKTEAGSGYLKTNWIDEQVKPAYGKVKVVNTGKHINWGALYWQYTEQLDKVTPSNTDLTLQRKYFVEKRDVNGRLVLIAVDAVHPPKIGDVLKVLVYLKAGRDYEYVHLKDMRPAGTEPVDALSGYKYQDGLYYYQVTKDVATNFFISRLSKGNYVFEYRLTVVQPGNYSTGISSVQSMYAPEFNAHSQGNRMVIGK